One Roseimaritima multifibrata DNA window includes the following coding sequences:
- a CDS encoding response regulator transcription factor encodes MASLSSQDSDPPPVYTATDLVATSILVVDDAFILRDRLAMAFQQRGFRVETAEGYDQAIAVFSARPTDLAVLDLRMPGRSGLDLLQKLKQLRPEIRVLILSGFGSIATGIDAVRLGATNFISKPADADDILAKFLQGDQPGPLPRPDAEFPAPSLARSEWEHIHRVLADCGNNISEAARRLGIHRRSLQRKLRKRAPEDPGQPT; translated from the coding sequence ATGGCCTCTCTATCCAGCCAAGATTCCGACCCGCCCCCCGTCTATACCGCGACGGATTTAGTAGCAACGAGCATTCTGGTCGTGGATGACGCATTTATCCTGCGTGACCGCTTGGCCATGGCATTTCAACAGCGCGGCTTTCGAGTCGAAACGGCTGAGGGTTACGATCAAGCGATCGCGGTTTTTTCAGCTCGCCCAACCGATCTTGCGGTATTAGACCTTCGGATGCCGGGGCGAAGCGGGTTGGATTTGCTGCAGAAACTGAAACAGCTTCGCCCGGAAATCCGCGTCTTAATCCTTTCCGGATTCGGCAGCATCGCAACGGGAATCGATGCCGTCCGATTAGGAGCGACCAATTTCATCAGCAAACCGGCGGATGCCGATGACATTTTGGCGAAATTTCTACAGGGGGACCAACCGGGGCCACTCCCTCGCCCCGACGCCGAATTCCCAGCTCCCTCACTGGCAAGAAGTGAGTGGGAACACATCCATCGCGTCCTAGCGGACTGCGGCAACAATATCTCCGAAGCGGCCCGCCGTCTGGGCATCCATCGCCGCTCGCTGCAACGCAAACTGCGAAAACGAGCTCCAGAAGATCCCGGCCAACCCACCTAG
- a CDS encoding glycosyltransferase family 2 protein: MVLIDAHPISRLSDSDPGPSDPLVSVVIPLMDEQETIRTLVTQVLDVLHQIGRRGDVLLIDDGSQDRSWPIIEELAGEFSEVRGIRFRRNFGKAAALAAGFEAARGDVVVTMDADLQDDPKEIPRFLEAIDAGFDVVSGWKKVRHDPWHKVGPSRVFNWLVGRLTGVRIHDHNCGFKAYRRQIFDQVKLYGEMHRFVPVLADARGWKVTEIEVLHHPREHGKSKYGVGRIVKGFLDLLTIYFLTRFAQRPLHLIGSAGLLCFSFGGIGLTILTVMWCVSRLSSAIDDINLHERAIFYYCILAILLGAQLLVAGLLAELMTAMMRPNIPPYSIARITGDAESKSS; encoded by the coding sequence ATGGTTCTTATCGACGCTCACCCAATTTCCCGCCTTAGTGATTCAGATCCCGGTCCATCGGATCCGTTGGTTTCCGTGGTCATTCCACTAATGGATGAACAGGAAACGATTCGAACTTTAGTGACGCAGGTGCTGGATGTGCTGCACCAGATCGGACGTCGTGGAGACGTCTTGCTGATCGACGATGGTTCTCAGGATCGGTCGTGGCCGATCATCGAGGAATTAGCAGGTGAGTTTTCGGAGGTGCGGGGGATTCGGTTTCGGCGGAATTTTGGCAAAGCGGCCGCGTTGGCGGCCGGTTTTGAAGCCGCCCGCGGGGACGTGGTGGTGACGATGGACGCCGACTTGCAGGATGATCCGAAAGAAATTCCGCGTTTCCTTGAGGCGATCGATGCCGGATTCGATGTCGTCAGTGGCTGGAAAAAGGTCCGTCACGATCCCTGGCACAAAGTCGGCCCCTCGCGGGTCTTCAATTGGCTGGTCGGACGCCTGACGGGCGTCCGTATTCATGACCACAACTGCGGTTTCAAGGCTTATCGAAGGCAGATCTTCGATCAGGTCAAACTGTACGGAGAAATGCACCGGTTCGTTCCTGTCCTCGCCGATGCACGTGGCTGGAAGGTGACGGAAATCGAAGTCCTGCACCACCCGCGTGAACATGGAAAATCAAAATATGGCGTCGGCCGGATTGTCAAAGGATTTCTCGATTTACTGACAATCTATTTCCTCACTCGGTTCGCTCAGCGACCGCTGCATCTGATTGGATCGGCCGGTTTGCTTTGCTTTTCGTTCGGGGGGATCGGATTGACCATTTTGACGGTGATGTGGTGCGTTTCCCGCTTGTCCTCGGCAATCGATGATATCAATTTGCATGAAAGGGCGATTTTCTATTATTGCATTTTGGCTATTCTGCTGGGGGCTCAGCTGCTGGTGGCTGGTTTATTGGCGGAGTTAATGACCGCTATGATGCGTCCGAACATTCCTCCTTATTCCATCGCTCGGATCACGGGCGACGCGGAGTCCAAGTCATCGTGA
- a CDS encoding AsmA-like C-terminal region-containing protein — MEAEPTTNQEKRAERSPLRKRRGGRWFVGVVALLLLIVWVMLPETLGEQSRRSLEAKLAEHYQGLDVRIGSGRFVPSEGVVFEDLVISVPQVDGQLVPLLKVARIVAEADIAWDKIRAGELPVAPQRMLVSGVELNLWAEGGKRVSVERLFPFPQFGPGCPLVLVRDGRVRLVKDLQQLNSGLEWQNIDARITKAVAAESGNERFQIRASATSSVCDGMTIALDGDATGWTISGTASNFRLDHRQLQRLPARFAKLTTPVNGIDCTGDLAFRANGGSGQALTWGVQAEVKQGRFEHPTLPLSVRELQGKLVVKDSGAVIEQLQGRFNGALCRLEGTVDRIGWPCDLHFDLTANDLMLDQRLANVLPAEMRQRWERLQPSGRIDMTAQLTCHEGIWSNKGSLNSKGVSVRFDRFPYPVHDLNGTVQFDNGLLASRELFGTVDGQPMRCELRLAPPGSGHPQWFRAKVDGTIAIDESLLNALTPRNQLRSDLETFIRSLSPVGGIQVARAEIAIDAAGNKTQAFDLRVDDAQLRYAGFPYPLYGVDGQILVKDGDTRLVNFVAKNGDAAAIRCNGRYSKSDEGGDLQLDFVGEEVPLDRTLRTALSPEMRHTWDALAPTGVVEQLNVSVINHPAMTEPALRVWASLDSQAGVSHNTVSLRPVSLPYRLDIVGGEVTYEDHKVRIEQLDGRHDGSRLTANGTCIETTDGRWQLALNVLSGSRLTVDPELISSLPTEVQGAFQKLQLRGPVGISGSTKLLLPDETHLTPESEFDLSLQLEGNHIGDVGPVRDIRGEMTLAGLQNESGVRADGVLQIDSLHFQEIQLTGIHGPISIRGDQLYLGARNAALEPESDFQPVAGKIFGGQFTLAGRMGLATSQYDLFVSVADADVPGMLSDFQEAPTDMTGKLSGEVRVEGALGAMHLLKGNGEARLEGANLYQIPQIVQLLTQLRVTPDEDVAFTNGTAQFSISGDQLAFSQLRLWGDLVALHGTGTVSRLKDLDLTFNTRVSPQTGWGRLVRPLGNQRYTLWTIYVKGPIDSPSIERRALDGVSETLERLFPVMGRDEGDDSARLPFPRLR, encoded by the coding sequence ATGGAAGCCGAGCCCACGACCAATCAGGAGAAACGTGCTGAACGTTCGCCGCTGCGCAAGCGGAGAGGAGGCCGTTGGTTCGTTGGCGTGGTGGCTTTGCTGCTTCTGATTGTTTGGGTGATGTTGCCGGAAACGCTAGGCGAGCAATCCAGACGCTCGCTGGAAGCAAAGCTGGCAGAACATTATCAAGGACTTGACGTTCGAATCGGGAGTGGCCGATTTGTGCCATCGGAGGGTGTGGTCTTCGAAGATCTGGTCATTTCGGTGCCACAGGTCGATGGGCAATTGGTCCCGCTGCTGAAAGTCGCGCGGATCGTCGCGGAAGCCGATATCGCATGGGATAAGATTCGTGCTGGAGAGCTTCCGGTCGCTCCCCAAAGAATGCTTGTTAGCGGAGTCGAACTAAATCTTTGGGCGGAGGGTGGCAAACGAGTCTCCGTAGAACGCCTCTTTCCATTCCCACAATTCGGCCCCGGTTGCCCGTTGGTGTTGGTCCGTGATGGACGCGTGCGGTTAGTGAAAGATTTGCAGCAGCTGAATAGTGGGCTGGAATGGCAAAATATCGATGCCCGTATTACCAAGGCTGTTGCTGCCGAATCCGGGAACGAACGATTTCAGATTCGAGCGAGTGCGACAAGCAGTGTATGCGATGGGATGACAATCGCCCTCGATGGTGATGCAACGGGCTGGACGATAAGCGGGACGGCTAGCAATTTTAGGCTGGATCATCGCCAGTTGCAGCGGTTGCCAGCACGGTTTGCCAAATTGACGACTCCAGTGAATGGGATTGATTGCACCGGCGATCTTGCCTTTCGAGCAAACGGCGGCAGCGGGCAAGCACTCACCTGGGGCGTGCAAGCCGAAGTCAAGCAAGGGCGTTTCGAACATCCGACACTTCCCCTGAGCGTTCGGGAACTGCAAGGAAAACTGGTTGTTAAGGATTCCGGAGCGGTCATCGAACAGCTGCAAGGCCGTTTCAATGGTGCACTTTGCCGGCTGGAAGGGACTGTCGATCGTATCGGTTGGCCGTGTGACCTTCACTTCGACCTGACCGCCAACGATCTGATGCTGGATCAGCGACTGGCCAATGTGTTGCCTGCGGAAATGCGGCAACGATGGGAACGTCTGCAGCCAAGCGGGCGAATCGATATGACCGCCCAGTTGACGTGTCATGAAGGCATCTGGTCGAACAAGGGAAGTCTTAATAGCAAAGGGGTCTCGGTCCGCTTTGATCGATTCCCCTACCCTGTTCACGATCTGAACGGGACGGTTCAGTTCGATAACGGCCTGCTTGCGTCTCGAGAATTATTTGGAACCGTTGACGGTCAACCGATGCGTTGCGAATTGCGTTTGGCTCCGCCGGGGAGTGGGCATCCGCAGTGGTTTCGAGCAAAAGTGGACGGGACGATTGCGATTGATGAATCGCTGCTAAACGCGTTGACGCCTAGGAATCAACTCCGCTCGGATCTAGAAACGTTTATCCGCTCCCTTTCGCCGGTCGGTGGAATCCAGGTTGCTCGAGCGGAAATAGCGATCGATGCTGCAGGGAATAAAACCCAGGCGTTTGATCTGCGGGTGGACGATGCTCAGCTGAGGTATGCAGGTTTTCCATATCCGCTGTACGGGGTCGATGGGCAGATCCTGGTCAAAGATGGCGATACTCGATTGGTGAATTTTGTCGCTAAGAATGGGGATGCCGCGGCGATTCGATGCAATGGGCGGTACAGTAAATCGGATGAAGGGGGCGATCTGCAGCTTGATTTTGTGGGTGAAGAAGTTCCGCTGGACCGGACGCTCCGGACTGCCTTGTCGCCGGAAATGCGACACACATGGGATGCGCTTGCACCCACCGGTGTTGTCGAACAATTAAATGTTTCAGTGATCAATCATCCGGCGATGACCGAGCCTGCGTTAAGGGTGTGGGCTTCGCTTGATTCCCAAGCGGGGGTTTCCCATAACACGGTTAGTTTGCGTCCCGTTTCGCTTCCCTACCGACTGGATATTGTCGGGGGCGAAGTGACCTATGAAGACCACAAAGTCCGGATCGAACAATTGGATGGGCGGCACGATGGTTCGCGGTTGACCGCCAATGGGACGTGCATTGAAACAACCGATGGACGCTGGCAGTTGGCGCTTAATGTGTTAAGTGGCAGTCGCTTGACGGTCGATCCCGAATTGATTTCGTCCCTTCCTACGGAGGTGCAAGGGGCGTTTCAGAAGTTGCAACTGAGGGGGCCTGTCGGAATCAGTGGCAGCACCAAATTATTGTTGCCTGACGAAACCCATCTGACGCCCGAATCTGAATTTGATCTAAGCCTTCAGTTAGAAGGAAACCACATCGGCGACGTGGGGCCGGTTCGAGACATTCGCGGCGAAATGACTTTGGCTGGATTGCAGAACGAGAGCGGTGTTCGGGCCGACGGCGTTTTGCAGATCGATTCCCTGCACTTCCAGGAAATACAGTTGACCGGGATCCATGGGCCGATTTCGATTCGTGGGGACCAGCTTTATCTGGGAGCAAGGAACGCCGCTTTGGAGCCTGAAAGCGATTTTCAGCCGGTCGCGGGAAAGATATTTGGAGGCCAATTCACGTTGGCTGGACGGATGGGGTTGGCGACCAGCCAATACGATCTGTTTGTCTCGGTCGCCGATGCGGACGTCCCGGGAATGTTGTCTGATTTCCAAGAAGCCCCGACGGACATGACCGGCAAATTGAGTGGTGAAGTCCGTGTCGAAGGCGCCTTGGGGGCAATGCACCTGCTGAAAGGCAACGGAGAAGCTAGACTTGAGGGAGCCAATCTGTATCAAATTCCACAGATCGTCCAGTTGTTGACTCAGTTAAGGGTCACGCCTGATGAGGATGTTGCGTTCACCAATGGGACGGCCCAATTTTCGATTTCTGGCGACCAATTGGCATTTAGTCAGCTACGCTTGTGGGGGGACTTGGTTGCCTTGCATGGAACTGGAACGGTCAGTCGGCTGAAGGACTTAGATTTGACGTTCAATACCCGTGTCAGTCCCCAAACGGGTTGGGGCCGACTGGTTCGGCCGCTAGGGAACCAGCGTTACACGTTGTGGACGATTTATGTCAAAGGTCCTATCGATTCGCCTTCTATCGAACGAAGAGCATTAGACGGGGTCAGCGAGACGCTTGAACGTTTGTTCCCCGTCATGGGACGTGATGAGGGGGATGATTCAGCACGCCTTCCTTTCCCAAGGTTGCGATAA